One genomic region from Anolis sagrei isolate rAnoSag1 chromosome 7, rAnoSag1.mat, whole genome shotgun sequence encodes:
- the FHIP2B gene encoding FHF complex subunit HOOK-interacting protein 2B isoform X1 has translation MRRSLWKCRTRPGGRGNGAVALSSPLCRVPTLTVFFEICWITSLSWLCWAAWEPSCSGRWRRRRLPWTSPPPSPSTGRASPTTTWRPQYPPGMRAQVLLFFSRLLGQMQCPLLHYLNVHRPVQRLLQLGSDTLGPDPEKEAMQLVAVLCAKIRQDPSLLPCILEDNGVAEPLHQQSAAEPDLGPGGPLPQSPKEGASGAPPTEPSSFAQNLVASLLSLCKSQKRRIALKAQENLLMVSSSDHPTAALALTRDGRLGALVTDHLLALHSTLPDTLSPADIAPFQPVSWRRQSSSTEERNAFPGQTDLEAFLAWMDLCDCLVKEAHLVVADAVREAVAQKFFVGRLQPQLLQMDERGLLLATALLTLLVRQIRAPALLRELTVFLLGTEGGPAGAEDVEHQQQHQPLLRSQLIERCNHLSDEISLGTLRLFEELLRLPEPHVLQTLVLGSLEGRGYVLRSLPGQEEHVAREPEPPCEDGLDLEEDPYFMDGLPSTSFRASAKAKPAPVSAPKPRMQPGERRDVKEVVSSFLCLVPSEAKTSTYLEEAGYDTYVHDASLLFKECSVNAARWNWPRVPWPLESCPEESCFHEGHFLKVLLDRLARILDQPYAVNLQVTSVLSRLALFPHPHLHEYLLDPYLPLAPGCRTLFSVLIRVIGDLMQRTQRIPDFPTHLLQVRRQLMGLVSEDTRIAHQMLFEGVVILEEFCRELAAIVFVKSATEEGPA, from the exons ATGAGGAGAAGCCTATGGAAATGCCGGACGCGGCCTGGTGGGCGTGGCAACGGGGCTGtggctctttcctcccctctctgcAGGGTCCCAACGCTCACCGTCTTCTTCGAGATCTGTTGGATAACTTCTCTGTCATGGCTCTGCTGGGCCGCCTGGGAGCCCTCCTGCAGCGGGCGGTGGAGGCG GAGGAGGCTCCCCTGGACCTCGCCGCCGCCTTCACCCAGCACTGGAAGGGCCTCACCCACTACTACCTGGAGGCCACAG TATCCTCCTGGGATGAGGGCTCAGGTGCTCCTCTTCTTCAGCCGCCTCCTGGGACAGATGCAGTGCCCTTTGCTGCACTACCTCAACGTGCACAGACCTGTCCAG AGGCTCCTTCAGCTTGGGAGTGACACCCTGGGCCCCGATCCAGAGAAGGAAGCCATGCAATTGGTGGCTGTGCTGTGTGCCAAGATCCGCCAGGACCCTTCCCTGCTCCCCTGCATTCTGGAG GACAACGGTGTAGCTGAGCCGTTACATCAACAATCAGCGGCTGAACCAGACTTGGGCCCCGGTGGCCCCTTGCCTCAGTCTCCAAAGGAAGGGGCAAGCGGGGCACCCCCAACAGAGCCTTCCTCCTTTGCCCAGAACCTTGTGGCCTCTCTGCTCAGCTTGTGCAAGAGCCAG AAGAGGAGGATTGCCCTGAAAGCCCAGGAGAACTTGCTGATGGTCTCCAGTTCTGACCATCCGACAGCTGCCCTGGCCTTGACGCGGGATGGCAGGCTCGGCGCCCTCGTGACTGACCACCTCCTCGCTCTCCACAGCACCCTCCCGGACACCCTCAGCCCTGCCGACATCGCCCCCTTTCAGCCAGTCAGCTGGAG GCGCCAGAGCAGCTCCACTGAGGAGAGGAATGCCTTCCCTGGACAGACGGATCTCGAGGCTTTCCTTGCCTGGATGGACCTCTGCGATTGCCTGGTGAAGGAGGCCCACCTG GTGGTTGCGGATGCCGTGAGGGAAGCCGTGGCACAGAAGTTCTTTGTGGGGCGGCTGCAGCCCCAGCTCCTGCAGAT GGATGAGCGCGGCCTCCTTCTGGCCACGGCTCTCCTGACCCTCCTGGTGAGGCAGATCCGGGCCCCTGCCCTCCTCCGGGAACTGACCGTCTTCCTTCTGGGGACCGAGGGGGGACCGGCCGGAGCGGAAGACGTGGAGCATCAGCAGCAGCACCAGCCTCTCCTGCGCTCCCAGCTGATAGAGCGTTGCAACCACCTGTCTGATGAG ATCAGCCTGGGCACCTTGCGGCTGTTTGAGGAGCTCCTCCGTCTCCCGGAGCCCCACGTACTGCAGACCCTGGTGCTGGGCAGCCTGGAAGGACGCGGCTACGTCCTGCGGAGCCTCCCTGGGCAGGAGGAGCACGTCGCCCGGGAGCCAGAGCCGCCCTGCGAGGATGGGCT AGACCTGGAGGAAGACCCCTACTTCATGGACGGCCTGCCAAGTACCAGTTTCCGAGCCTCTGCAAAGGCCAAGCCAGCACCTGTTTCTGCTCCAAAGCCGAGGATGCAGCCTGGGGAGCGTAGAGACGTCAAGGAGGTGGTCAGCAG CTTCCTTTGCCTGGTTCCTAGTGAGGCAAAGACCTCTACTTACCTGGAGGAGGCGGGATACGACACCTACGTTCATGATGCCAGTTTGCTG TTTAAGGAGTGCTCTGTGAATGCTGCCCGATGGAACTGGCCCCGGGTCCCTTGGCCCCTGGAGAGCTGCCCCGAAGAGTCCTGCTTCCACGAAGGCCACTTCCTGAAGGTGCTCCTGGACCGCCTGGCACGGATCCTGGACCAA CCCTATGCCGTGAACCTGCAGGTGACCTCGGTGCTCTCCCGCCTGGCCCTTTTCCCCCATCCACACCTCCATGAGTACTTGCTGGACCCCTACCTCCCTCTGGCTCCTGGTTGCCGGACTCTCTTCTCAGTCCTGATCAGG GTGATTGGGGACCTGATGCAGCGGACCCAACGCATCCCCGACTTCCCTACCCATTTGCTGCAGGTCCGGAGGCAGCTGATGGGGTTGGTTTCTGAAGACACCCG GATTGCCCACCAAATGCTGTTTGAAGGGGTGGTCATCCTAGAGGAATTCTGCCGGGAGCTGGCTGCAATTGTCTTTGTCAAGTCAGCGACGGAGGAGGGACCTGCCTGA
- the FHIP2B gene encoding FHF complex subunit HOOK-interacting protein 2B isoform X3 → MALLGRLGALLQRAVEAEEAPLDLAAAFTQHWKGLTHYYLEATDESKPARETDIPWHLKQMLDILVFEEKQQASAGETGPCLEFLLQHKVLETLGTLGRAEYPPGMRAQVLLFFSRLLGQMQCPLLHYLNVHRPVQRLLQLGSDTLGPDPEKEAMQLVAVLCAKIRQDPSLLPCILEDNGVAEPLHQQSAAEPDLGPGGPLPQSPKEGASGAPPTEPSSFAQNLVASLLSLCKSQKRRIALKAQENLLMVSSSDHPTAALALTRDGRLGALVTDHLLALHSTLPDTLSPADIAPFQPVSWRRQSSSTEERNAFPGQTDLEAFLAWMDLCDCLVKEAHLVVADAVREAVAQKFFVGRLQPQLLQMDERGLLLATALLTLLVRQIRAPALLRELTVFLLGTEGGPAGAEDVEHQQQHQPLLRSQLIERCNHLSDEISLGTLRLFEELLRLPEPHVLQTLVLGSLEGRGYVLRSLPGQEEHVAREPEPPCEDGLDLEEDPYFMDGLPSTSFRASAKAKPAPVSAPKPRMQPGERRDVKEVVSSFLCLVPSEAKTSTYLEEAGYDTYVHDASLLFKECSVNAARWNWPRVPWPLESCPEESCFHEGHFLKVLLDRLARILDQPYAVNLQVTSVLSRLALFPHPHLHEYLLDPYLPLAPGCRTLFSVLIRVIGDLMQRTQRIPDFPTHLLQVRRQLMGLVSEDTRIAHQMLFEGVVILEEFCRELAAIVFVKSATEEGPA, encoded by the exons ATGGCTCTGCTGGGCCGCCTGGGAGCCCTCCTGCAGCGGGCGGTGGAGGCG GAGGAGGCTCCCCTGGACCTCGCCGCCGCCTTCACCCAGCACTGGAAGGGCCTCACCCACTACTACCTGGAGGCCACAG ACGAAAGCAAGCCGGCCAGAGAGACGGACATCCCCTGGCACCTGAAGCAGATGCTGGACATCCTGGTCTTTGAGGAGAAGCAGCAGGCATCCGCTGGGGAGACTGGGCCATGCCTGGAGTTCCTGCTACAGCACAAAGTCCTGGAAACCCTGGGTACCCTGGGCAGAGCAGag TATCCTCCTGGGATGAGGGCTCAGGTGCTCCTCTTCTTCAGCCGCCTCCTGGGACAGATGCAGTGCCCTTTGCTGCACTACCTCAACGTGCACAGACCTGTCCAG AGGCTCCTTCAGCTTGGGAGTGACACCCTGGGCCCCGATCCAGAGAAGGAAGCCATGCAATTGGTGGCTGTGCTGTGTGCCAAGATCCGCCAGGACCCTTCCCTGCTCCCCTGCATTCTGGAG GACAACGGTGTAGCTGAGCCGTTACATCAACAATCAGCGGCTGAACCAGACTTGGGCCCCGGTGGCCCCTTGCCTCAGTCTCCAAAGGAAGGGGCAAGCGGGGCACCCCCAACAGAGCCTTCCTCCTTTGCCCAGAACCTTGTGGCCTCTCTGCTCAGCTTGTGCAAGAGCCAG AAGAGGAGGATTGCCCTGAAAGCCCAGGAGAACTTGCTGATGGTCTCCAGTTCTGACCATCCGACAGCTGCCCTGGCCTTGACGCGGGATGGCAGGCTCGGCGCCCTCGTGACTGACCACCTCCTCGCTCTCCACAGCACCCTCCCGGACACCCTCAGCCCTGCCGACATCGCCCCCTTTCAGCCAGTCAGCTGGAG GCGCCAGAGCAGCTCCACTGAGGAGAGGAATGCCTTCCCTGGACAGACGGATCTCGAGGCTTTCCTTGCCTGGATGGACCTCTGCGATTGCCTGGTGAAGGAGGCCCACCTG GTGGTTGCGGATGCCGTGAGGGAAGCCGTGGCACAGAAGTTCTTTGTGGGGCGGCTGCAGCCCCAGCTCCTGCAGAT GGATGAGCGCGGCCTCCTTCTGGCCACGGCTCTCCTGACCCTCCTGGTGAGGCAGATCCGGGCCCCTGCCCTCCTCCGGGAACTGACCGTCTTCCTTCTGGGGACCGAGGGGGGACCGGCCGGAGCGGAAGACGTGGAGCATCAGCAGCAGCACCAGCCTCTCCTGCGCTCCCAGCTGATAGAGCGTTGCAACCACCTGTCTGATGAG ATCAGCCTGGGCACCTTGCGGCTGTTTGAGGAGCTCCTCCGTCTCCCGGAGCCCCACGTACTGCAGACCCTGGTGCTGGGCAGCCTGGAAGGACGCGGCTACGTCCTGCGGAGCCTCCCTGGGCAGGAGGAGCACGTCGCCCGGGAGCCAGAGCCGCCCTGCGAGGATGGGCT AGACCTGGAGGAAGACCCCTACTTCATGGACGGCCTGCCAAGTACCAGTTTCCGAGCCTCTGCAAAGGCCAAGCCAGCACCTGTTTCTGCTCCAAAGCCGAGGATGCAGCCTGGGGAGCGTAGAGACGTCAAGGAGGTGGTCAGCAG CTTCCTTTGCCTGGTTCCTAGTGAGGCAAAGACCTCTACTTACCTGGAGGAGGCGGGATACGACACCTACGTTCATGATGCCAGTTTGCTG TTTAAGGAGTGCTCTGTGAATGCTGCCCGATGGAACTGGCCCCGGGTCCCTTGGCCCCTGGAGAGCTGCCCCGAAGAGTCCTGCTTCCACGAAGGCCACTTCCTGAAGGTGCTCCTGGACCGCCTGGCACGGATCCTGGACCAA CCCTATGCCGTGAACCTGCAGGTGACCTCGGTGCTCTCCCGCCTGGCCCTTTTCCCCCATCCACACCTCCATGAGTACTTGCTGGACCCCTACCTCCCTCTGGCTCCTGGTTGCCGGACTCTCTTCTCAGTCCTGATCAGG GTGATTGGGGACCTGATGCAGCGGACCCAACGCATCCCCGACTTCCCTACCCATTTGCTGCAGGTCCGGAGGCAGCTGATGGGGTTGGTTTCTGAAGACACCCG GATTGCCCACCAAATGCTGTTTGAAGGGGTGGTCATCCTAGAGGAATTCTGCCGGGAGCTGGCTGCAATTGTCTTTGTCAAGTCAGCGACGGAGGAGGGACCTGCCTGA
- the FHIP2B gene encoding FHF complex subunit HOOK-interacting protein 2B isoform X2, whose amino-acid sequence MPGVPATAQSPGNPGYPGQSREGPESHVIWGQANCRVSHQNTMTTSPAEIRQTCSLVNRFSLYPPGMRAQVLLFFSRLLGQMQCPLLHYLNVHRPVQRLLQLGSDTLGPDPEKEAMQLVAVLCAKIRQDPSLLPCILEDNGVAEPLHQQSAAEPDLGPGGPLPQSPKEGASGAPPTEPSSFAQNLVASLLSLCKSQKRRIALKAQENLLMVSSSDHPTAALALTRDGRLGALVTDHLLALHSTLPDTLSPADIAPFQPVSWRRQSSSTEERNAFPGQTDLEAFLAWMDLCDCLVKEAHLVVADAVREAVAQKFFVGRLQPQLLQMDERGLLLATALLTLLVRQIRAPALLRELTVFLLGTEGGPAGAEDVEHQQQHQPLLRSQLIERCNHLSDEISLGTLRLFEELLRLPEPHVLQTLVLGSLEGRGYVLRSLPGQEEHVAREPEPPCEDGLDLEEDPYFMDGLPSTSFRASAKAKPAPVSAPKPRMQPGERRDVKEVVSSFLCLVPSEAKTSTYLEEAGYDTYVHDASLLFKECSVNAARWNWPRVPWPLESCPEESCFHEGHFLKVLLDRLARILDQPYAVNLQVTSVLSRLALFPHPHLHEYLLDPYLPLAPGCRTLFSVLIRVIGDLMQRTQRIPDFPTHLLQVRRQLMGLVSEDTRIAHQMLFEGVVILEEFCRELAAIVFVKSATEEGPA is encoded by the exons ATGCCTGGAGTTCCTGCTACAGCACAAAGTCCTGGAAACCCTGGGTACCCTGGGCAGAGCAGag AGGGCCCCGAAAGTCATGTGATCTGGGGGCAAGCTAACTGTAGAGTCTCCCATCAGAATACAATGACAACAAGTCCGGCTGAAATCCGTCAGACCTGTTCCTTAGTAAACAGGTTTAGTCTG TATCCTCCTGGGATGAGGGCTCAGGTGCTCCTCTTCTTCAGCCGCCTCCTGGGACAGATGCAGTGCCCTTTGCTGCACTACCTCAACGTGCACAGACCTGTCCAG AGGCTCCTTCAGCTTGGGAGTGACACCCTGGGCCCCGATCCAGAGAAGGAAGCCATGCAATTGGTGGCTGTGCTGTGTGCCAAGATCCGCCAGGACCCTTCCCTGCTCCCCTGCATTCTGGAG GACAACGGTGTAGCTGAGCCGTTACATCAACAATCAGCGGCTGAACCAGACTTGGGCCCCGGTGGCCCCTTGCCTCAGTCTCCAAAGGAAGGGGCAAGCGGGGCACCCCCAACAGAGCCTTCCTCCTTTGCCCAGAACCTTGTGGCCTCTCTGCTCAGCTTGTGCAAGAGCCAG AAGAGGAGGATTGCCCTGAAAGCCCAGGAGAACTTGCTGATGGTCTCCAGTTCTGACCATCCGACAGCTGCCCTGGCCTTGACGCGGGATGGCAGGCTCGGCGCCCTCGTGACTGACCACCTCCTCGCTCTCCACAGCACCCTCCCGGACACCCTCAGCCCTGCCGACATCGCCCCCTTTCAGCCAGTCAGCTGGAG GCGCCAGAGCAGCTCCACTGAGGAGAGGAATGCCTTCCCTGGACAGACGGATCTCGAGGCTTTCCTTGCCTGGATGGACCTCTGCGATTGCCTGGTGAAGGAGGCCCACCTG GTGGTTGCGGATGCCGTGAGGGAAGCCGTGGCACAGAAGTTCTTTGTGGGGCGGCTGCAGCCCCAGCTCCTGCAGAT GGATGAGCGCGGCCTCCTTCTGGCCACGGCTCTCCTGACCCTCCTGGTGAGGCAGATCCGGGCCCCTGCCCTCCTCCGGGAACTGACCGTCTTCCTTCTGGGGACCGAGGGGGGACCGGCCGGAGCGGAAGACGTGGAGCATCAGCAGCAGCACCAGCCTCTCCTGCGCTCCCAGCTGATAGAGCGTTGCAACCACCTGTCTGATGAG ATCAGCCTGGGCACCTTGCGGCTGTTTGAGGAGCTCCTCCGTCTCCCGGAGCCCCACGTACTGCAGACCCTGGTGCTGGGCAGCCTGGAAGGACGCGGCTACGTCCTGCGGAGCCTCCCTGGGCAGGAGGAGCACGTCGCCCGGGAGCCAGAGCCGCCCTGCGAGGATGGGCT AGACCTGGAGGAAGACCCCTACTTCATGGACGGCCTGCCAAGTACCAGTTTCCGAGCCTCTGCAAAGGCCAAGCCAGCACCTGTTTCTGCTCCAAAGCCGAGGATGCAGCCTGGGGAGCGTAGAGACGTCAAGGAGGTGGTCAGCAG CTTCCTTTGCCTGGTTCCTAGTGAGGCAAAGACCTCTACTTACCTGGAGGAGGCGGGATACGACACCTACGTTCATGATGCCAGTTTGCTG TTTAAGGAGTGCTCTGTGAATGCTGCCCGATGGAACTGGCCCCGGGTCCCTTGGCCCCTGGAGAGCTGCCCCGAAGAGTCCTGCTTCCACGAAGGCCACTTCCTGAAGGTGCTCCTGGACCGCCTGGCACGGATCCTGGACCAA CCCTATGCCGTGAACCTGCAGGTGACCTCGGTGCTCTCCCGCCTGGCCCTTTTCCCCCATCCACACCTCCATGAGTACTTGCTGGACCCCTACCTCCCTCTGGCTCCTGGTTGCCGGACTCTCTTCTCAGTCCTGATCAGG GTGATTGGGGACCTGATGCAGCGGACCCAACGCATCCCCGACTTCCCTACCCATTTGCTGCAGGTCCGGAGGCAGCTGATGGGGTTGGTTTCTGAAGACACCCG GATTGCCCACCAAATGCTGTTTGAAGGGGTGGTCATCCTAGAGGAATTCTGCCGGGAGCTGGCTGCAATTGTCTTTGTCAAGTCAGCGACGGAGGAGGGACCTGCCTGA